The Humulus lupulus chromosome 3, drHumLupu1.1, whole genome shotgun sequence genome window below encodes:
- the LOC133821502 gene encoding actin-related protein 8-like encodes MQEFGNIESPMYTRLRQFFSTIYSRMQVRAPSQPVVVSIPILHYDDTESAKASRRQLKEAIYTALFNMNVPAVCAINQATLALYAARRTSGIVVNIGFQVTSVVLILHGKVMRKVGVEVVGLGALKLTGFLKELMQQNNISFESLYTVRTLKENLCYVAYDYEAELLKDTRASSDAAGEGQFTLSKERFQTGEILFQPRMAGV; translated from the exons ATGCAGGAATTTGGtaacattgagtctccaatgtatACCAGACTTAGACAGTTTTTTTCCACTATTTATAGCAG GATGCAGGTAAGAGCACCATCACAGCCAGTGGTTGTGTCTATACCAATATTGCATTATGATG ATACTGAATCTGCAAAAGCATCAAGACGGCAACTCAAGGAAGCTATATATACAGCACTATTTAACATGAATGTTCCTGCTGTTTGTGCAATTAATCAG GCAACTTTAGCTTTGTATGCTGCTAGAAGAACTTCAGGAATTGTTGTAAATATTGGGTTTCAAGTCACATCAGTTGTTCTAA TTTTACATGGTAAAGTAATGCGCAAAGTGGGTGTGGAGGTTGTGGGACTGGGAGCACTAAAACTTACCGGGTTTCTTAAGGAGTTGATGCAGCAGAACAATATTAGTTTTGAATCCCTGTACACCGTTCGCACTTTGAAAGAG AATCTCTGTTATGTTGCCTATGATTATGAGGCTGAGCTACTCAAAGATACACGAGCATCATCTGACGCAGCAGGAGAAGGTCAGTTCACTCTTTCAAAAGAGCGGTTTCAAACAGGAGAAATCTTATTCCAGCCACGAATGGCAGGAGTGTAA
- the LOC133821503 gene encoding uncharacterized protein LOC133821503 — MEQLIVSLMKNQNTSTQSEEQSNVNVQSNSHVHSTQSVKNHTFGSKCKILDWIGSGEIIAEGYFISSDPKDEVHHVPLGPSAMKVGIDLVRKNDAFLWRPSTIMSTIEDVVGSIIAWPADKVIIS, encoded by the exons atggagcaactcattgtttctttaatgaaaaatcaa aatacatctactcagagtgaggagcaatcaaatgtcaatgttcaatcaaattctcatgttcattccactcag agtgtcaagaaccacacatttggctcaaaatgcaaaatattagattggattggatctggagaaattattgcagaaggttattttatctcaagtgacccaaaggatgaggttcaccatgttcctcttgggcctagtgctatgaaagtggggatagatcttgtgagaaagaatgatgcatttctgtggaggccttcaacaattatgtctactatagaagatgttgtaggtagtataattgcatggccagctgataaagttataattag ctaa